One window from the genome of Rufibacter tibetensis encodes:
- a CDS encoding two-component regulator propeller domain-containing protein: MKRIFIMISVMLSITSLVYAQSNQWTVYRTVNSDVSLFNTLSIVIDKNDNKWISTSRYGLAKYDGTNWVGYNSSNSGMPNNSIVSLALEEGVTKWIGTQDSGLVKFDDRSWTIYKTTNSGIPSNTVSSIVVDRDGNKWIGTVNGLAKFNGTTWTVFNSSNSGLPNNIIRSLVIDENNTIWVGTISGLAKFDGTSWTVFNTSNSGLRSNVILSLTIDSNKDKWIGTSSYGVVKYDGLNWVTYLAGNTIYSIVIDRSGNKWIGTSSGGLMMFNGSDWRTFDNSNSGLPDNNVRSIAIDRMGTKWVGTSYGLAAYNENGTLTSIDEYISTKNSLKVYPVPAKDALNIELQAGNITSLVEIFNTNGIKVKDQRLFGNVNTIYIDDLAVGFYVVKIFTKTGLIVKSIIKQ, translated from the coding sequence ATGAAAAGAATTTTTATAATGATTTCAGTTATGTTAAGCATAACAAGTTTAGTTTATGCTCAATCTAATCAATGGACTGTTTATAGAACAGTAAATTCAGATGTATCACTTTTCAATACATTATCTATTGTTATTGACAAGAATGATAATAAATGGATTTCAACTTCACGATATGGCTTAGCAAAATACGATGGAACAAATTGGGTAGGTTACAATTCCTCTAATTCTGGAATGCCTAACAATTCTATTGTTTCCTTAGCACTTGAAGAAGGAGTGACTAAGTGGATTGGGACGCAAGATAGTGGGCTGGTAAAATTTGATGATAGAAGTTGGACAATATATAAAACAACTAACTCAGGTATCCCTAGCAATACAGTATCCTCCATTGTTGTAGACAGAGATGGTAATAAGTGGATTGGAACTGTAAATGGTTTGGCTAAATTCAACGGAACAACATGGACAGTGTTCAACTCTTCAAATTCAGGTTTGCCAAATAACATTATCAGATCTTTAGTTATTGATGAGAACAATACTATTTGGGTAGGAACCATAAGCGGCTTAGCTAAATTTGACGGAACCTCTTGGACAGTTTTCAATACTTCAAACTCTGGTTTAAGGAGTAACGTTATCCTTTCACTAACAATAGATAGTAACAAAGATAAATGGATTGGAACGTCCTCTTATGGAGTAGTCAAATATGATGGTTTAAACTGGGTTACTTATTTAGCTGGAAATACAATTTATTCTATTGTAATAGACAGAAGCGGAAATAAATGGATTGGAACGTCTAGTGGAGGATTAATGATGTTTAATGGGTCGGACTGGAGAACGTTCGATAATTCTAATTCAGGTTTGCCTGATAACAATGTCCGTTCAATAGCTATAGACAGAATGGGAACAAAGTGGGTAGGTACTTCCTATGGGCTCGCTGCTTATAATGAAAATGGTACTCTGACATCTATAGATGAATATATAAGTACAAAGAATAGCTTAAAAGTTTACCCTGTTCCTGCAAAGGATGCTTTAAATATTGAACTTCAAGCAGGGAATATAACTTCATTGGTAGAAATATTTAATACAAATGGTATCAAAGTGAAAGACCAGAGACTATTTGGCAATGTAAATACTATTTATATTGATGATTTAGCAGTAGGGTTTTATGTGGTGAAGATTTTTACAAAAACTGGATTGATTGTTAAATCTATAATAAAACAATAA
- a CDS encoding DinB family protein: protein MKAELIKLYTRDLDRLKNEIEAFQRESNLWVTKGEVKNSAGNLFLHLVGNLKTYIGKNLGNYAYVRDREAEFTLKDVPAQTLIEQINETKEIVLHTLHHLREEELEETHKEEVLGYAMTNRYFLIHLLAHLSYHLGQINYLRRVLEE, encoded by the coding sequence ATGAAAGCTGAGTTGATCAAGTTGTATACCCGAGACCTTGATAGATTGAAGAATGAAATTGAAGCATTTCAACGGGAGAGTAATCTTTGGGTAACAAAAGGAGAGGTAAAGAATTCAGCCGGTAATTTATTCTTACATCTTGTCGGGAATCTGAAAACGTATATCGGAAAGAATTTAGGGAATTATGCCTATGTAAGAGACCGGGAGGCTGAGTTTACCTTAAAAGATGTACCTGCCCAAACTCTTATAGAGCAGATAAACGAAACTAAAGAGATTGTTTTACATACGTTACACCACCTCAGGGAAGAAGAATTAGAAGAAACCCACAAAGAAGAGGTACTGGGGTATGCCATGACCAACCGCTATTTTCTGATACACTTACTGGCGCACCTGTCTTACCATTTAGGTCAGATCAACTACCTTAGAAGGGTATTAGAAGAATAA
- a CDS encoding AlbA family DNA-binding domain-containing protein: MKDLINNIVNEFRASIDINQAFLKTSFEESNLIEFKKSLHTKGESIDKDYLKTISGYANNKGGVILFGIDPDSKELVGIKDVYENLDNRYISTTIRDGLDGNFEFTFFTQTYLGKIIGFLVVKEASVKPIIMKVDSSSFKVGDIYFRYPAQTAKILAADLRKIINEEIAKRLQGLLGNIDNLVKLGDSAAILNTSSGEIQTGDKLPKLILDEKILNKLNLIKEGTLSEVEGAPAYIIKGEIELGNVEIVKTVPSIITEHDILEQFFDRHCEAPDVVLEMLVFQNSPYLPFYFFAQSANLSKEEAIDFLNSIDKPDMNKLTRNKLVNRLNKFEYKKQGKILEGITESCDCDIDLNVQVSSVKDTYKEKCSHGQVERTIFFNTLLNKFELKDEYISAYPKNIIEAFSSLLSETLSEDPEY; this comes from the coding sequence ATGAAAGATCTTATAAATAATATAGTTAATGAATTTAGAGCTAGTATAGATATAAATCAGGCATTTTTAAAAACAAGCTTTGAAGAAAGTAATTTAATTGAATTTAAAAAGTCTCTCCATACTAAAGGAGAATCCATAGATAAAGACTATTTAAAAACTATTTCAGGATATGCTAATAACAAGGGTGGTGTTATTTTATTTGGCATTGATCCGGATAGTAAAGAATTGGTTGGTATAAAAGATGTATATGAAAACCTTGACAACAGGTACATAAGTACAACAATTCGGGATGGTCTTGATGGTAACTTTGAATTCACCTTTTTTACTCAGACTTACCTTGGAAAAATTATAGGGTTCTTAGTTGTTAAAGAAGCTTCTGTGAAACCTATTATTATGAAGGTAGATTCTTCATCTTTCAAGGTGGGTGATATCTATTTTAGATATCCTGCACAAACAGCTAAAATTCTTGCAGCAGATTTAAGAAAGATTATCAATGAAGAAATAGCTAAGAGATTGCAAGGATTACTAGGTAATATCGATAATCTAGTTAAACTTGGTGATTCAGCTGCCATTTTAAATACATCATCTGGAGAGATACAAACTGGAGATAAATTGCCTAAGCTTATTTTGGATGAGAAGATCCTTAATAAATTAAATTTAATCAAAGAGGGTACTTTGTCAGAAGTTGAAGGGGCACCCGCATACATAATTAAAGGGGAAATTGAGCTAGGAAATGTAGAAATAGTAAAGACTGTGCCTTCTATTATTACTGAGCATGATATATTAGAGCAGTTCTTTGACAGACATTGCGAAGCTCCAGATGTAGTCTTAGAAATGTTGGTATTTCAGAATAGTCCCTATTTGCCCTTTTATTTTTTTGCGCAAAGTGCCAATCTTTCAAAAGAGGAGGCTATTGATTTTTTAAATAGTATAGATAAACCCGATATGAATAAATTAACTCGGAATAAATTAGTTAATAGGCTGAATAAATTTGAGTATAAAAAACAAGGAAAGATTTTAGAAGGGATTACTGAATCTTGTGATTGTGATATCGATTTGAATGTTCAAGTATCATCTGTTAAAGATACTTACAAGGAAAAATGTTCTCATGGACAAGTCGAAAGAACGATATTCTTCAATACTTTATTAAATAAATTTGAATTAAAAGATGAGTATATAAGTGCTTATCCTAAAAATATTATTGAAGCATTTTCTAGTTTGCTATCAGAAACCTTATCTGAAGATCCAGAATATTAA
- a CDS encoding thymidylate synthase, whose amino-acid sequence MQAYLDLMRHILDNGVKKEDRTGTGTISVFGYQMRFNLQEGFPLVTTKKVHLKSIIYELLWFLRGETNVRWLQERGVSIWNEWADENGELGPVYGSQWRSWPTPDGGHIDQIAQVIDQIKRNPDSRRLIVSAWNVAEVNNMKLPPCHAFFQFYVADGKLSCQLYQRSADVFLGVPFNIASYALLTMMVAQVCNLEPGEFIWTGGDTHLYTNHLEQTELQLSRVPKALPKMKLNPEVKDIFGFEFEDFTLEEYEPWPGIKAPVAV is encoded by the coding sequence ATGCAGGCTTACTTAGATTTGATGCGCCACATTCTGGACAACGGCGTGAAGAAAGAGGACCGGACGGGTACCGGTACTATTAGTGTGTTTGGGTACCAGATGCGTTTTAACCTGCAGGAGGGCTTCCCGCTGGTGACCACCAAAAAAGTACACCTCAAGTCTATCATCTACGAACTGCTTTGGTTTCTGCGCGGCGAAACCAACGTGCGCTGGCTGCAGGAGCGGGGCGTGAGCATTTGGAACGAGTGGGCCGATGAAAACGGGGAACTGGGTCCAGTGTACGGTTCGCAATGGCGTTCCTGGCCCACCCCAGACGGCGGACACATAGACCAGATTGCCCAGGTCATTGACCAGATCAAACGCAACCCAGACTCTAGACGCCTGATTGTGAGTGCCTGGAACGTGGCCGAGGTCAACAACATGAAGTTACCCCCGTGCCATGCGTTCTTCCAGTTCTATGTAGCCGATGGCAAACTAAGCTGCCAACTCTACCAACGCAGTGCGGATGTGTTCCTGGGCGTGCCCTTCAACATTGCCTCCTACGCGCTGCTCACCATGATGGTAGCCCAGGTCTGCAACCTGGAACCCGGCGAGTTCATCTGGACCGGCGGCGACACGCATCTTTACACAAACCACCTGGAGCAAACAGAACTTCAGCTTTCCCGTGTGCCAAAAGCTTTGCCTAAGATGAAACTGAACCCCGAGGTGAAAGACATTTTCGGGTTTGAATTTGAAGATTTTACGCTGGAAGAGTATGAGCCATGGCCGGGAATTAAAGCGCCTGTGGCAGTTTAA
- a CDS encoding DUF885 domain-containing protein encodes MKKLLLMAALAGVLLSCEKKADSGAAANVADNKQLSTMFENYWEQNARFFPLEATAQGDNRYNHLLPNDITKSFRDSLQTYYQQHLDKLHQFDRASLNANDQISYDIFEYEMETRLEGLKLNTWMIPFQQFWGLPLTMGQLGAGTGNQPFKTTKDYENWLGRVQGFTVWADSAIANFRQGMANGMVLPRPLVTKMIPQMQSMVVTDPTKSLFYGPIQNFPAEVPAADRQRLTQAYQQAITTQLVPTYQKLATFLQQEYLPKARTTTGINDVTGGSDLYKYYVKYWTTTDKTPDEIYKTGQQEVKRLNGEMLKVKDQVGFKGNMEQFFAFLRNDPKFTPYKTPEEVLNAFRAIQTKIEPNLQKMFGRTPKTPFEIRQTEAFRAASASAEYNQGSPDGTRPGIFYVPILDATKFNTTSGMESLFLHEAIPGHHYQISLQQENEKLPKFRRFSWYGAYGEGWALYTESLGKELGLYTDPYQYMGALGDEMHRAIRLVVDVGMHTKGMTREEAIEYMMANEAISEEGAIAEIERYMAIPGQALSYKTGQLKIKELREKYEKDLGDQFKLASFHDAFLKDGSMPLRVAEKKMDDWAKQQKK; translated from the coding sequence ATGAAGAAACTTTTGCTCATGGCTGCTTTGGCCGGGGTGCTGCTCTCTTGTGAGAAGAAAGCAGATTCTGGTGCGGCGGCCAACGTTGCGGATAACAAGCAGCTGTCTACCATGTTTGAGAACTACTGGGAACAGAATGCCAGGTTTTTCCCCCTGGAAGCCACGGCCCAGGGAGACAACCGCTACAACCACCTGCTGCCCAACGATATCACCAAATCGTTTCGCGACAGTCTCCAGACGTACTACCAGCAGCACCTGGACAAGCTGCACCAGTTTGACCGCGCCAGCCTCAACGCGAACGACCAGATCAGCTATGATATCTTTGAGTACGAGATGGAAACCCGCTTGGAAGGCCTGAAGCTAAACACCTGGATGATCCCCTTCCAGCAGTTCTGGGGACTGCCCCTCACCATGGGACAGCTGGGTGCCGGTACCGGAAACCAGCCGTTCAAAACCACCAAAGACTATGAGAACTGGTTAGGCCGCGTGCAAGGCTTCACCGTATGGGCCGACAGCGCCATTGCCAACTTTCGGCAAGGAATGGCGAACGGCATGGTGTTGCCAAGACCACTGGTGACCAAAATGATTCCGCAGATGCAGAGCATGGTGGTAACAGATCCTACCAAAAGCCTCTTCTACGGCCCCATCCAAAACTTCCCCGCCGAAGTTCCGGCCGCAGACCGCCAGCGCCTGACGCAGGCGTACCAGCAAGCCATCACCACGCAACTGGTGCCTACTTACCAGAAGCTGGCTACCTTCCTGCAACAGGAATACCTGCCCAAGGCGCGCACCACCACCGGCATCAATGACGTGACCGGCGGCAGCGACTTGTACAAATACTATGTGAAGTACTGGACCACCACGGACAAAACACCGGATGAGATCTATAAAACCGGTCAGCAGGAAGTGAAGCGCCTCAACGGCGAAATGTTGAAGGTGAAAGACCAGGTAGGTTTCAAAGGCAACATGGAGCAGTTCTTTGCCTTCCTGCGCAATGATCCTAAGTTTACGCCATACAAAACGCCGGAGGAGGTGCTCAATGCGTTCCGAGCCATCCAAACCAAAATAGAACCGAACCTCCAGAAGATGTTCGGCCGCACCCCTAAGACCCCGTTTGAAATTCGTCAGACCGAAGCGTTCCGGGCCGCCTCCGCCTCAGCGGAGTACAACCAGGGCTCTCCTGATGGAACGCGTCCGGGCATTTTCTACGTGCCTATCTTAGACGCCACCAAATTCAACACCACTTCGGGCATGGAGTCACTGTTCCTGCACGAGGCCATTCCGGGTCACCACTACCAGATCTCTTTGCAACAGGAAAACGAAAAACTGCCTAAGTTCCGCCGGTTCAGCTGGTACGGAGCTTATGGTGAGGGTTGGGCCCTATACACTGAGTCCCTGGGCAAAGAACTAGGCCTCTACACCGATCCGTACCAGTACATGGGCGCCCTAGGCGATGAGATGCACCGGGCTATTAGATTAGTGGTAGACGTAGGCATGCACACCAAAGGCATGACGCGAGAAGAGGCCATTGAGTACATGATGGCCAATGAAGCTATCTCTGAAGAAGGCGCCATTGCCGAGATTGAACGCTACATGGCGATTCCTGGCCAGGCGCTTTCTTATAAAACGGGGCAGTTGAAAATCAAGGAGCTTAGGGAGAAGTATGAGAAAGACCTGGGAGATCAGTTCAAGTTGGCTTCTTTCCATGATGCTTTCCTGAAAGATGGGTCTATGCCGTTGCGCGTAGCGGAGAAGAAAATGGATGATTGGGCGAAGCAGCAGAAGAAATAA
- a CDS encoding NADP-dependent glyceraldehyde-3-phosphate dehydrogenase, protein MEVQEKTAPVTQDSLRRIFVSSSEVPAEYALAGELHQREYLSNGFMKEWAGASHEVYSPVALAQPDGTYARKLIGTYPVCTEKEALEALDAAVTAYDNGRGAWPTMGVDGRIRCVEHFTQKMIAQKDQVVKLIMWEIGKSFADSVKEFDRTVEYIYATIDALKNIDRQSSRFEIEQGIIAQVRRSPLGVVLCMGPFNYPLNETFTTLIPALIMGNTILFKPPKHGTLLFYPLLEAFRTSFPEGVVNTIYGRGHAIVPALMKSGQVNVLTLIGSSKVADELKKLHPKVNRLRAILGLDAKNAAIITQNADLKLSVEETVLGSLSFNGQRCTALKIIFVHRSKVDAFLEGLTQAVAKLKFGMPWEKGVALTPLPEPHKPAYLKECIDDALAHGAQVVNPGGGTAFESFVYPAILYPVNEKMKLYREEQFGPIIPVVAYDDLEEPIQYLIESTHGQQVSIFSQDAAEVASLIDPLVNQVSRVNINCQCQRGPDAFPFTGRKDSAEGTLSVVDALRAFSIRSLVATKFNENNKQLLNQIISEEKSTFLSTKFIF, encoded by the coding sequence ATGGAAGTACAAGAAAAAACTGCCCCTGTGACGCAGGATTCTCTACGCAGAATCTTCGTTTCTTCGTCAGAGGTACCAGCTGAGTACGCTCTGGCAGGGGAGCTGCACCAACGGGAGTACCTCTCCAACGGGTTCATGAAAGAATGGGCGGGCGCTTCGCACGAAGTGTACTCGCCGGTTGCACTGGCCCAGCCAGACGGGACCTATGCCCGCAAGCTGATAGGCACTTATCCGGTGTGCACCGAGAAGGAAGCCTTAGAAGCACTGGACGCAGCTGTGACTGCTTACGACAATGGCCGGGGCGCCTGGCCTACCATGGGCGTAGACGGACGCATCCGCTGCGTGGAGCACTTCACCCAGAAGATGATCGCGCAGAAAGACCAGGTGGTGAAGCTCATTATGTGGGAAATAGGGAAGTCCTTTGCTGACTCAGTCAAGGAGTTTGATCGTACCGTGGAGTACATCTACGCGACCATAGATGCCCTGAAAAACATAGATCGCCAGTCTTCCCGCTTTGAAATAGAGCAAGGCATTATCGCGCAGGTACGCCGCTCTCCACTGGGAGTAGTACTGTGTATGGGACCCTTTAACTACCCATTGAACGAGACGTTTACCACGCTCATCCCGGCGCTCATCATGGGCAACACCATCTTGTTCAAACCACCCAAACACGGAACCTTATTGTTCTACCCGTTACTAGAGGCTTTCCGCACTTCCTTCCCGGAAGGCGTGGTGAATACCATCTACGGCCGTGGACATGCCATTGTACCGGCTTTAATGAAGTCTGGCCAAGTGAACGTGCTCACCCTCATTGGGTCCAGCAAAGTAGCCGATGAGTTGAAGAAACTGCACCCGAAGGTGAACCGTTTGCGCGCTATTTTAGGATTGGATGCCAAAAACGCCGCCATCATCACGCAGAACGCTGACCTAAAACTATCAGTTGAAGAGACGGTACTTGGATCGCTATCTTTCAATGGGCAGCGTTGTACGGCCCTTAAGATCATCTTCGTGCACCGCAGCAAGGTAGATGCGTTTTTAGAGGGATTAACCCAAGCCGTAGCTAAACTGAAGTTCGGCATGCCATGGGAGAAAGGAGTGGCCCTTACGCCGCTGCCAGAGCCTCACAAACCTGCTTACCTCAAAGAGTGCATTGATGATGCCCTGGCTCATGGAGCTCAGGTGGTGAACCCAGGCGGAGGAACCGCCTTTGAGTCGTTCGTGTACCCTGCCATTTTGTACCCGGTTAACGAGAAGATGAAACTGTACCGCGAGGAGCAGTTCGGACCAATCATTCCGGTCGTGGCCTATGATGACCTGGAGGAGCCTATCCAATACCTGATAGAGTCCACCCACGGCCAGCAGGTGAGTATCTTTAGCCAGGATGCGGCTGAAGTAGCATCCCTAATTGACCCGTTGGTAAACCAGGTGAGCCGCGTAAACATCAACTGCCAGTGCCAGCGCGGACCAGATGCGTTTCCGTTCACCGGCCGTAAAGACAGCGCCGAAGGAACCCTCTCCGTAGTAGACGCCCTCAGAGCATTCTCCATCCGGTCACTAGTTGCCACCAAGTTCAACGAGAACAACAAGCAGCTCCTGAACCAGATCATTTCAGAAGAAAAGTCGACCTTCCTAAGCACGAAGTTCATTTTCTAA
- a CDS encoding citrate synthase — MSDFAELILEGKSYQLPIVTGAENEKAIDINALRAQTGYITLDSGYKNTGATESAITFLDGEEGILRYRGYPIEQLAEKSSFIEVAYLLIYGKLPSQAELDFFANEIKIHTLVNEDMRKILDGFPSAAHPMGILSALVSSLTAFYPESLKSNQTKEEVDLSIIRLMAKLSTIAAWSYKNSMGHPVNYPKNKLDYCSNFLHMMFAYPTEEYEINPVVVDALNKLLILHADHEQNCSTSTVRLVGSAHASLYSSVSAGISALWGPLHGGANQAVIEMLEAIKADGGDSKKYIEKAKDKNDPFRLMGFGHRVYKNFDPRATIIKKTADEVLTALGINDPILNIAMELEQAALTDPYFVERKLYPNVDFYSGIIYRAIGIPTEMFTVMFALGRLPGWIAQWKEMREAKEPIGRPRQVYTGATERDYTSISERQ; from the coding sequence ATGTCTGATTTTGCTGAACTAATTCTTGAGGGCAAATCGTACCAGCTCCCCATTGTGACGGGTGCCGAGAACGAGAAGGCCATTGATATCAATGCTTTACGCGCGCAAACCGGTTATATAACCCTTGACTCGGGCTACAAAAACACAGGTGCTACTGAAAGTGCCATCACGTTTTTGGACGGCGAGGAAGGTATTTTGCGGTACAGAGGGTACCCAATAGAGCAGTTGGCAGAAAAGTCTTCCTTTATAGAAGTAGCGTATTTATTGATCTATGGCAAGCTCCCTTCTCAGGCTGAATTAGACTTCTTCGCAAATGAGATCAAAATCCATACGCTTGTAAACGAAGACATGCGGAAGATTTTAGACGGTTTTCCGTCTGCGGCGCACCCAATGGGCATTCTTTCTGCCTTAGTGAGCTCTCTTACCGCCTTCTACCCAGAGTCTCTTAAATCAAACCAGACCAAAGAAGAAGTAGACCTTTCCATCATAAGGTTAATGGCGAAACTTTCTACCATTGCGGCCTGGTCTTACAAGAACTCTATGGGGCATCCGGTGAACTACCCTAAAAACAAGCTGGACTACTGCTCTAACTTCCTGCACATGATGTTCGCATACCCTACTGAAGAGTATGAGATCAATCCGGTGGTAGTTGACGCGTTGAACAAGCTGTTGATTCTGCACGCAGACCATGAGCAGAACTGCTCTACCTCTACCGTGCGTTTGGTAGGATCTGCCCACGCCAGCTTGTATTCTTCTGTTTCAGCTGGTATCAGCGCCCTTTGGGGACCATTACACGGTGGTGCCAACCAAGCGGTTATTGAGATGCTGGAAGCCATCAAAGCCGATGGAGGTGACTCTAAGAAATACATTGAAAAAGCGAAAGACAAGAACGATCCTTTCCGTCTGATGGGCTTCGGTCACCGCGTGTACAAAAACTTTGACCCACGCGCTACCATCATCAAGAAAACTGCTGACGAAGTATTGACCGCCCTTGGCATCAATGACCCGATCCTGAACATCGCGATGGAACTGGAGCAAGCCGCCCTGACTGATCCTTACTTTGTAGAGCGCAAGCTGTACCCTAACGTAGATTTCTACTCTGGTATCATTTACCGCGCCATTGGTATCCCAACTGAGATGTTCACGGTGATGTTCGCCTTAGGTCGTCTCCCAGGGTGGATTGCTCAGTGGAAAGAGATGCGTGAAGCCAAAGAACCAATCGGCCGTCCACGTCAGGTGTACACTGGTGCTACAGAGCGTGACTACACTTCTATCAGTGAGCGTCAATAA
- a CDS encoding toxin-antitoxin system YwqK family antitoxin — protein MKSRILLVVVGSWLLFPQLSSGTDWPWQWNKTDKDGNRKGKWRSFYDHKPAQLMYKGRYRKGREHGTWKTYSDNGMLERLEIYDPKNKRIRTTFYHPNGKVSHEGMAFLFEEKSLLMYKWHGDWNYYDSTGTWRGWKSFNRGKALSAEPILTKKPATE, from the coding sequence ATGAAAAGTAGAATCTTGTTAGTTGTGGTGGGAAGTTGGCTGCTCTTCCCTCAACTTTCTTCAGGAACTGACTGGCCTTGGCAATGGAACAAAACAGACAAAGATGGTAACCGGAAAGGCAAATGGCGTTCCTTCTATGATCACAAACCCGCTCAACTCATGTACAAGGGCCGGTACAGGAAAGGCCGTGAACACGGCACCTGGAAAACCTATTCAGACAATGGCATGCTGGAAAGGCTAGAGATATACGATCCTAAGAACAAGCGCATCAGGACTACCTTTTACCACCCCAACGGAAAAGTGTCGCATGAGGGAATGGCGTTCCTGTTTGAAGAAAAGAGCCTCCTGATGTACAAGTGGCATGGTGACTGGAACTACTATGATTCCACTGGCACCTGGCGCGGATGGAAATCTTTCAACCGCGGCAAAGCCCTTTCTGCTGAACCCATACTAACAAAGAAACCAGCAACAGAATAG
- a CDS encoding toxin-antitoxin system YwqK family antitoxin — protein METPYKLSFKKKRNWLWIPVLTLFLGVSSPAQAWPWQWNRFDKKEFKTGRWRTFHDADSKVLHYKGRYRHGKEVGSWKTYTADGKLYFTEKIRRRKESIKTVYYHPNGKVSHRGTAFLKDAEHGGVHFYWDGDWEYFDESGKPIGIKKFVKGEPSTKDPVPRQ, from the coding sequence ATGGAAACACCATACAAACTTTCTTTCAAGAAGAAGAGAAACTGGCTTTGGATACCAGTATTAACCTTGTTCTTGGGGGTTTCTTCCCCCGCCCAGGCGTGGCCTTGGCAATGGAACCGGTTTGACAAAAAAGAGTTTAAAACCGGCCGCTGGCGCACGTTCCATGATGCTGACTCAAAGGTGCTGCATTACAAGGGAAGGTACCGCCACGGAAAAGAGGTAGGCTCCTGGAAAACCTACACGGCAGACGGGAAGCTGTACTTCACTGAGAAGATACGTCGGCGAAAGGAAAGCATTAAAACGGTCTATTATCATCCTAACGGGAAGGTATCGCACAGAGGAACCGCTTTTTTGAAAGATGCCGAACACGGCGGCGTACATTTCTACTGGGACGGCGACTGGGAGTACTTTGATGAATCTGGAAAGCCCATTGGCATCAAGAAATTTGTGAAGGGGGAGCCTTCCACCAAAGATCCTGTGCCCCGGCAATAA